A stretch of the Campylobacter sp. 19-13652 genome encodes the following:
- a CDS encoding peptidoglycan DD-metalloendopeptidase family protein: MRFAALLLLLCLKVFAISPTVSEMSWENGVSFLRFLEKNKIPLSLFYSLSAEDKESVADITAGTRYDILRADDGSAEQILIPITDELQAHIYKWENGEYKIDFIPIIYETKDQILNLKLDRTVSQDIYDYTGSGQLAAAFNRAFRGQGVDFRKVNKGDRIIISYSQKFRLGRAFGTPSINFAMLKTKSKTYTAYYFNDKFYDRDGKEQEKFLLIRPLGNAPITSPFSLKRYHPVLKRYRAHLGVDYGAPRGTPIKAAGDGTIKFVGVKNGYGKTIIIKHAGDYETLYAHLNNFAKGIKSGQKVKQGKVVGYVGSSGIATGPHLHLGLYLNKKPINPESVLKVVKSKLDKARSDKFKAIVAKSDRVLNETLQSAPLSTKISNASDIVEYHQ, from the coding sequence ATGAGATTTGCCGCGCTTTTATTATTACTATGCCTAAAAGTGTTTGCTATCTCCCCCACAGTCTCAGAAATGAGCTGGGAAAACGGTGTTTCGTTCTTGCGTTTTTTAGAGAAAAATAAAATTCCACTATCACTTTTTTACTCACTTTCAGCAGAGGACAAAGAGTCAGTTGCAGACATAACAGCTGGTACTAGATATGACATACTAAGAGCTGATGACGGTTCCGCAGAGCAAATACTAATCCCTATCACAGATGAGCTTCAAGCACATATATATAAATGGGAAAATGGCGAGTATAAGATAGACTTCATACCTATTATATACGAGACAAAAGATCAAATTCTAAACCTAAAGCTAGACCGCACCGTATCTCAAGACATCTACGACTATACAGGCTCAGGGCAGCTTGCCGCGGCTTTTAATAGAGCTTTTAGAGGGCAAGGCGTAGACTTTAGAAAGGTAAATAAAGGCGACAGGATAATCATAAGCTATTCGCAAAAGTTTCGTCTAGGGCGAGCTTTTGGCACGCCTAGTATAAATTTTGCCATGCTAAAGACAAAATCAAAAACATACACAGCATACTATTTTAATGACAAATTCTACGATAGAGACGGAAAAGAGCAGGAGAAGTTTCTCCTCATAAGACCCCTTGGCAATGCCCCTATTACAAGCCCATTTTCGCTAAAGCGCTACCATCCTGTACTTAAGCGTTACAGAGCACACCTAGGCGTAGACTACGGAGCACCTCGAGGCACGCCTATAAAAGCGGCAGGGGATGGCACGATAAAATTTGTCGGAGTAAAAAATGGCTACGGAAAGACGATAATCATAAAGCACGCTGGAGATTATGAAACCCTATATGCTCATTTAAACAACTTCGCAAAAGGGATAAAATCTGGACAAAAAGTAAAACAAGGCAAGGTAGTAGGATATGTAGGCTCTAGCGGTATAGCCACTGGGCCACACCTACACCTTGGGCTTTATCTAAATAAAAAGCCGATAAATCCAGAAAGCGTGTTAAAGGTAGTAAAAAGCAAGCTTGATAAGGCTAGATCTGATAAATTTAAAGCCATCGTGGCAAAAAGCGATAGAGTGCTAAACGAAACACTTCAAAGCGCTCCACTTAGCACAAAAATTTCAAATGCATCTGATATAGTAGAGTATCATCAATGA
- a CDS encoding FAD-linked oxidase C-terminal domain-containing protein, which translates to MITNDDIKFFKNLLGDEGAYFDAAHLNAYCYDATKARCLPDGVLFPKDESDISKILSYCNQKRIKVVPRGAGSGFTGGALAAGGGLILALERHMNKILEIDTKNLVAVVQPGVINMQLQRAVAEVGLFYPPDPASQEYSTLGGNVAENAGGMRAAKYGITKDYVMALRAVLPNGEIIRAGKRTIKDVAGFNIAGILVASEGALAVITEITLKLIPKPKFRRTAYGVFPSVNAAMNAVYKTLASGVTPVAMEFLDALCINAVEDKFNKGLPRDAGAILITDVDANVENVLDYELNIIRECFNQNGASEFLIAKDEAQAADIWFARRNCSQAITCYGSLKLNEDVTVPRSALPHLLSGIDKISKEFGFKVPCFGHTGDGNVHVNVMVPDKNDKAQVEKGHEAITEIFKLAISLGGTLSGEHGIGISKAAFMPLAFSKAEMQLFRRIKSAFDPNGILNPDKMGL; encoded by the coding sequence ATGATAACTAACGACGATATTAAATTTTTTAAAAATTTATTAGGCGATGAGGGTGCTTACTTTGACGCGGCACACCTAAATGCCTACTGCTACGACGCTACAAAGGCTAGATGTTTGCCTGATGGGGTGCTTTTTCCAAAAGATGAGAGCGATATTAGTAAAATCTTAAGCTACTGTAACCAAAAGCGCATAAAAGTAGTACCACGTGGCGCAGGGAGCGGCTTTACTGGAGGGGCTTTAGCAGCTGGTGGAGGGCTGATACTCGCCCTTGAGCGGCATATGAATAAAATCCTAGAAATTGATACTAAAAATCTAGTCGCAGTAGTCCAGCCTGGGGTGATAAACATGCAGCTTCAGCGTGCGGTGGCTGAGGTGGGGCTTTTTTATCCTCCAGACCCAGCTAGCCAGGAGTATAGTACGCTTGGGGGTAACGTGGCTGAAAATGCAGGCGGAATGCGTGCGGCAAAATATGGCATTACAAAAGATTACGTAATGGCGCTTCGTGCTGTATTGCCAAATGGCGAAATAATAAGGGCTGGTAAGCGCACCATAAAAGACGTTGCTGGCTTTAACATAGCTGGCATATTAGTTGCTAGCGAGGGTGCACTAGCAGTTATTACTGAAATTACTTTAAAGCTAATTCCAAAGCCAAAGTTTAGGCGTACTGCGTATGGGGTTTTTCCCAGTGTAAATGCCGCTATGAACGCAGTTTATAAAACCTTAGCTAGTGGTGTAACCCCTGTTGCTATGGAGTTTTTAGACGCACTTTGTATAAATGCGGTCGAGGATAAATTTAACAAAGGCTTGCCTCGTGATGCTGGCGCTATTTTAATAACAGATGTTGACGCAAATGTAGAAAACGTGCTTGATTATGAGCTTAATATTATTAGGGAATGTTTTAATCAAAATGGAGCTAGCGAATTTTTAATAGCAAAAGATGAGGCGCAAGCGGCTGATATTTGGTTTGCTAGGAGAAATTGCTCTCAGGCGATTACTTGCTACGGAAGTTTAAAGCTAAACGAGGATGTTACCGTGCCGCGCTCGGCGCTTCCTCATCTACTTAGTGGGATAGATAAAATTTCAAAGGAATTTGGCTTTAAGGTGCCTTGTTTTGGGCATACTGGAGACGGAAACGTACATGTAAATGTAATGGTGCCAGATAAAAACGACAAGGCTCAGGTAGAAAAAGGACATGAGGCTATAACGGAGATTTTTAAGCTAGCAATCTCGCTTGGGGGTACTTTAAGCGGCGAGCATGGCATAGGTATATCAAAGGCAGCCTTTATGCCACTTGCATTTAGCAAAGCAGAGATGCAGCTTTTTCGCCGTATAAAGAGCGCATTTGATCCAAACGGCATACTAAACCCCGATAAGATGGGGCTTTAA
- a CDS encoding plasminogen-binding N-terminal domain-containing protein codes for MKRILFAIFLSFASAHGASFSMSEYAAQIDGIDGATATIKDSKDIIIGSSGVVVHAFGADESIIARASVIAKDGVNATVRFEVFDMLAQRAFPLPGVAPKVGDIVLLNYLYDRSLIVVPNKDIYEEVVKAFPRMTFIHPDIVGAYLSYEYKPNPSRDDFRKMCAASGAGLIFIGLDGRGVFADCQSFKILKEFKTGEVEYYQLPFYTRVRDIDTVFWKLDAEHINNYDAYYDYLLEQNDN; via the coding sequence TTGAAAAGGATATTATTTGCCATTTTTCTATCTTTTGCGAGTGCGCATGGAGCTAGCTTTAGCATGAGCGAATATGCAGCACAGATAGATGGGATTGATGGGGCTACCGCTACTATAAAAGATAGTAAAGATATTATAATAGGAAGCAGTGGGGTCGTAGTGCATGCCTTTGGCGCTGATGAGTCTATTATAGCTAGGGCTAGCGTCATAGCAAAAGACGGTGTAAATGCTACTGTTAGGTTTGAGGTATTTGATATGCTAGCTCAGCGCGCATTCCCTCTACCTGGCGTAGCCCCAAAGGTGGGCGATATAGTGCTTTTAAACTACCTTTATGATCGCTCGCTTATAGTTGTGCCAAATAAAGACATATATGAAGAAGTCGTAAAAGCCTTCCCTAGGATGACATTTATCCATCCAGACATTGTTGGAGCATATCTGAGCTATGAATATAAGCCAAATCCTAGCAGGGATGATTTTAGAAAGATGTGCGCTGCAAGCGGTGCTGGGCTTATATTTATAGGGCTTGACGGTAGGGGCGTGTTTGCTGATTGTCAGAGTTTTAAAATTTTAAAAGAATTTAAAACAGGAGAGGTGGAGTATTATCAGCTTCCATTTTATACTAGGGTAAGGGACATAGATACTGTATTTTGGAAGCTTGATGCGGAGCATATAAATAACTACGACGCTTATTATGACTACCTATTAGAACAAAATGATAACTAA